GGCGATCGCAGATGCTTATCGTTTAGAAGAACGGTTACGCATCCTCGAAGAATCTGACGCAGAAAAAATTCGTGTCGCGGTTGTGGGGGGTGGGTATAGTGGCGTGGAACTCGCCTGCAAACTCGCTGAACGGCTGGGAGAACGCGGACGCATCCGGTTAATTGAACAAGGTGAGATGATTCTGAAAACCTCTCCCGAATTTAACCGTAAAGCCTCACAGAATGCGTTAAATGAACGAAAGGTATGGATCGACCTAGACACGTCGGTAGATGCGATCAGCGCCGATACCATTTCTCTGCTGTACAAAGGACAGGTGGATACCATTCCAGTAGATATCGTGTTATGGACAGTCGGAACCACAGTCGCCCCCGTCGTGCGATCGCTCCCCTTTAAACAAAACCACCGGGGTCAACTCATGATCACCCCAACCCTACAAGTGGTTGACCATCCAGAACTTTATGCTTTAGGGGATCTAGCCGATTGTCGAGACGCCACAGGTCAACAAGTCCCCAATACGGCTCAATCTGCCTTCCAGCAAGCCGATTACGCCGCTTGGAATATTTGGGCATCTCTAACTGGGCGTCCCTTACTCCCCTTCCGTTACCAGCATTTAGGCGAAATGATGACATTAGGGACAGACAACGCAACACTTACTGGGTTAGGATTAAAACTTGATGGAGTATTCGCCCATCTAGCGCGGCGTCTTGCCTATCTTTATCGTATGCCCACCCTAGACCATCAGCTCAAAGTTGGTTTAAATTGGATGGCACAACCTTTATTGAATCTGCTCAAAAATGAGGGTATGTAGGGGCGGGTTTATGGATTTTCGTTTCACGGTTGACGATAACTTTTGTTCAAAACCCGCCCTGATTGAGTGTTGCGTAGGGACAGGTTTTACTACTATCTGACCTCACCCATAAGTAACTAAACCCGCCATGACTATTTGACAAATGACAAATGACAAATGACAAAGGACAAATGACCAATCCAAAAGTCATTTTACTCGATGCCGTCGGTACATTATTTGGGGTGCGCGGAAGTGTGGGTCAGATTTACAGCGCGATCGCTCGCCAGTTTAATGTGAATGTGCCACCGAAACTGGTTAACGATGCCTTTTTCCAGGCTTTTGCTGCGGCTGATCCCTTAGTTTTCCCCGATACAGATCCCAAAGAGATTCATGAGTGTGAATTTGAATGGTGGCGCGTGATTGCCCTTCGCACGTTCCAAAAAGTTGGTGTTCTGGAACAGTTTGCAGACTTTACCGATTTTTTTGACCACCTTTACACCCACTTTGCCACCGCCGAACCCTGGTTTATTTATCCAGATGTTATCCCAGCGCTGGAGGCGTGGCAGCGAGTTGGTATTCAATTGGGTGTTTTGTCAAATTTTGATTCTCGTCTTTACTTAGTGCTAAAAGCACTGAATCTGGATGAGTTTTTCAGTTCAATCACCATTTCCACAGAAGCGGGGGTGGCTAAACCTGATCCCAAAATTTTTACTCGCGCTTTACAGAAATATGAATGTGAACCTTCACAAGCGTGGCATGTTGGCGATAGTTTGCGGGAGGACTATCAGGGGGCTAAAGCGGCGGGATTGAGAGCTATCTGGTTGGAGCGTTCCGAAGATATGGCTGAGATTTAATAGTAGTTTTTCCTTCAACCCCTTCTTCCCTCTGCATTTTATTCTATGAACAAGCAAAAAGTGGACAGATTTCGCTCATTCGACATCGCCCACTAAGAAGCAAATTTATCCAAATTGTTCTTATTCGATTGAGAGGTAAGGGAGCTGCGTAAAAATAAAGTACCAGTGAAGAAAGCTGTATTCATCAACTCAGCCAAGCTTGATTGGTATATTATTAAGCCGCAAGTCCCTAATTAAGACTTTTCAGCCTTGTTGCGGCGACGAGAGATTGCCATGGCACCAGCAAGTAAACCTAAACCAGCCAGGGCTGCAGGTTCTGGGGTTTCTTTTGGCTCAATGGATTCTACAATTACCACCAAGTCGTTGAAATCGTTATCATAGAAGGGTTGACCTGCTGCTGTATCCTCGAAAGCAATGATGAACTCATTATCTGAAAATGTACCTGGTTGGCGTCCCGGTGCCATAAGTGTTGTTGCATCATCACCTTGATAAATTAAAGCATGAGCGACGCCATCGGGGTTGAGTGAATCTTCGGTGAAGAACCATTCATTGTTTGGATTTTGCAGGTAAAAACCAAACATATTGCCAAAACCTTCATATAACTCGAAGCTAGGATCAGCAATAGGGAATTCGTCTGGAGCGAATGGCTTATCACTAGAAAATGGTATAGTACTAACTGCAACGTCGCCATTACTTAGGAAGAAGGTGCTAGCAGCGTCTGCTGGATCATTATCTCCAATAAACAGAGGAATTTTGAAGGCGGGGTCATCTGCCTTGTAGATACCAAACACATTACCGGGGGAGAAACCAGCAATCTCAAACAGGAATGTGCTTTCAGAAGCACCACTTGCCTGGTTTGTGAATAAATCGTATGGTTTTTGATCCTCAATCACGTCAATTCCCGGACCATCTACTGTGATGGCATCCAAGAGCTCTTGGAGTTCTACAGGCGCTGGTCCGGGATCAATAGAAGGACCAATCGGATCAACGGGGCGGTCGTTTAACGCTGAAGCGCTTTCGCTAAACGTTACGACTGATCCAAGAGCGAAGAGGGAAGCACCAACGGCAGAAATGGCTAACTTATTGGGATTAAACATTTGAGATCCTTTCGGTGTATTTTTTTGTGGTTGATAAAATGGTATTCTATTCTCATATAGAAAAACAATAGCTTCCTGTCACTCTTCATTGAATCTTTACAAAAAAAACAGTTGTCTTTATACTAGCTTCATAAAACCTTGATAACCTAAAAGCGATATATTCAATGAATGCACGAATACATAGGCTGTTCAAGTGATGAAAGGTAACAGTAAGTATAATTACTCTCTTGCAACTGTGGGGTGCAGTTGAAATAGACAATGACAATGGGGGTTTCTCAAATTATTACTTATAGTCCGGCTTACACGCTGGTTCCTACCTACGAATGCTTTAACCGCTGTAGCTACTGCAATTTTCGCGCTGATCCGGGTCAAAGTTCATGGTTGACGCTAACTGAGGCGGATCATCTCTTAAAGCAGCTTCAATCTCAGGGAATTTGTGAAATTCTTATCCTCAGTGGTGAAGTGCATCCCCATTCACCACGGCGTAAAGCCTGGTTCCAGCGGATTTATGATTTATGTGAACTCGCCCTATCCAGAGGATTTCTACCCCATACTAATGGTGGACCGTTGCAGTTTGAGGAGATGCGATCGCTAAAATCGGTGAATGTGTCAATGGGGTTAATGCTGGAACAGATAACGCCACAACTCCAGCAAACCGTTCACCGCCATGCACCCAGTAAAATACCACAGGTACGGCTACAACAGCTTGTTTGGGCGGGGGAATTGCAGATTCCGTTTACAACCGGGCTATTGTTGGGTATTGGTGAGACAAGTGAGGATTGGTGGGAAACATTGGATGCGATCGCGCAGCTTCATACTCAGTATGGTCACATCCAAGAAGTGATTTTACAACCCCATAGTCCCGGTCATCAACAATATTGGCAAGCCCCCGCATTTGATCCGCAACAGTTACCCCAAGTCATAGCCAAAGCCCGTCAAATTTTACCCGCTGATATTACCCTGCAAATTCCGCCCAATTTAGTCCTAGATGATCAATGGTTACTCGCTTGTTTAGCGGCAGGGGCGAGGGATTTGGGAGGAATTGGACCCAAAGACGAGGTAAATCCCGATTATCCCCATCCTCAAATTCAGCGATTACAAAATAGTATTGAACCAGCCGGATGGCATCTCGTACCACGCTTACCCCTTTATCCGCAGTATAATGATTGGTTGTCCCCACGATTACAACAAGCCGTTTTGAATATAAGATTTAATGACATCCAACAGGGAAGCGATGTCCTAATTGACAAATGACAAATGACAAATGACGAATTTATGTCTAAACTTGAAACCGCCTTAGAATTTATCCAAAACATTGAACAGAAAAACCATAATAAATCAGCGTATGAAATCGCCAATATGTTGCGCGGCTATACCCGAAAAAACTATACAAGCCGATTATGGAGTGGGGAGGGCGGGTTTTGTTTTTCATTTATCGGTGACTAGCTGAATTGATTCCCTAAACCCGCCCCTACAATTGTGGCTAAACCCACACCGACGACTTACAGCGCAAAGCGCTGTAATAAAGTACAGTAGATCAAATTCCCCCTGCAGATCCCCCTTCCGTCCCCCTTAAAAAGGGGGAAACCAGATGTTGCTTCGCTTTTTGTTCTATGGGGGAAGCCAGAGGATGCTTCGCTTTTTTTGCTTATGGGATTTAGGGGGATCGACAATGTACCGCATAGCAGAGCAAACTGCTGTATTACTTATGATTTATTTTCGTTAACTTTTAAAAATAAAACTCTATAGGTTGCCCATAAAATTGCTAAACTACAACTATCTTAAAATAATCCCGAATGGAATGGTTGAAAAATGACCTCAATGAAATGTCCTAAATGTCAAGGAAACCTGGAAACTGTAGTTTATGCTGATGTTGAAGTAGACCGATGCGCTGATTGCCATGGCATTTGGTTTGATTCTCAAGAGGCTCAAACTCTCAAGACAATCGAGGGTTCGGAAGCAATTGATACGGGTGATCCCAAAATCGGCAGTAAATTTAATGCCATTGAAGACATTGATTGCCCGAAATGCAAAGCAAAAATGACCAAAATGGTTGACCTGAAACAGTCACATATTTGGTATGAAAAATGCCCAATCTGTTATGGTATCTGGTTTGATGCTGGGGAATTTAAGGATTATAAACAGGAAGATATTCAGGATATCTTCAAAGGCATCTTCACTGGAGAACGGCGCTAATTAGGGCTGCTCCGCTATTCCTAATAAGCTGGGAGTCATCGGGGTTAAGTAGGTGGACACAATTAAAGTACGGCGGGTTTCCAAAGCTAACGTATCAGGACAGCTAACTGTTGCTCCCACCCGCCAATAAATAACTTGTTATGCTTTTTGCGTCTACCTACTATAAATAGCCTTTAGGTTATCTGGATTAAATGTCTTCCGACTTATCAATCCTATTGCTAGGGGAAGCATCATATAAAGCATCAAGCTGGGTGCGGGCGTCTTCAACCGTCATTGATTTCATTACCAGCAGTGGTTCACTTGTCGGATTCCCGGTATCATCCAACAGTTCTGGATGGGGGACGCGAGTGTTGCTAGAACTAGACGCGGCAAATGAAGCCTTTCCCGCAGGTGCGTAATGCCGTTGAGCATCTATACTCAAGTTCAGCAAACTGCGAATCAAATTCCTGATCGCGAGAAATGCAATAACGGTAAAGGCAATTATGTAGAGTAGGTGTAACATGGCATCATCCTCCAGACTAAACCGTTGATCTGTTAATCGATTATCTTAGGGTGGTCTTTGAAATTACGTTTTTATCTGTAATCCGTTTAGCTTATCAAACCTGGGCAGAAATTTGATCACTCTCTCGGCTCAATATTGACATTTCCGGAAATCTCCGACTCGGATTCTCCCGATTTCAATGAGCGCCAGCGCATCCCAACTTGCCAACACTCGTTGACTAACCGATGCCATGGCACTAATGTAGCGGGTTCAATCCCCACTTGACCATCCGTTGCTTGAAACAATGTTACCGCCGCATTCACTTCCCGTTGGGCTGTTTTGACTCGCTCGAGTAAATCCCTCTGCTGCTGTCGGCTTAAAAAGCTGATCTCCTCGGATTCGAGTAACGAATGCGATCGCGAAAACCAATATTGAAAATCATCCAAAAGTGGCTGTAGTATCGACTTGAGCAGGTCTTGCTCGTGGGGCTGAGACTGAGGCATGAATCTTAAGCGCTAATTCATCTGTAAATTTATCTTAACGCTAGTTACAATTCTTTACAATACACAATCAACTCGGCAACCTGCATTGAATGAAGAAGGTGAGTATCATGGAATGGAGAAAAGGAACCAGGGAAACCGTATAACTGCTTTCAACCTCAACTCAATGGCACAGTCACCCATGTCCAACGTAGAAGCCCCCCAAAAACCCGAAAAAATCCATTTGCCTCGGACCAGTGAATCCGAGAGCCTGAAAAAAATCCGTCATACCGCCTCCCACGTCATGGCAATGGCGGTGCAGAAGCTGTTTCCGGGGACACAGGTGACGATTGGTCCGTGGATTGAGAATGGCTTTTATTACGACTTCGCCAAACCCGAACCCTTTACCGAGCAAGACTTAAAAGCCATCAAAAAAGAGATGGTGAAAATCCTCAAGCGTAAACTCCCCCTGATTCGGGAAGAAGTCAGTCGAGAAGAAGCCGAACGCCGGATCAAAGAACTCGGAGAACCCTACAAACTGGAAATCCTCCAAGACTTAGAAGACCCAATCACGCTATACCACCTCGGAGAAGATTGGTGGGACTTGTGCGCTGGTCCCCATGTAGAAACCACAGCAGACATTCATCCCAAAGCCATTGACTTAGAAAGCGTCGCTGGCGCATACTGGCGCGGCGATGCAAGCAAGGCGCAACTCCAGCGAATTTACGGCACCGCCTGGGAGACGCCGGAACAACTAACTGAATATAAGCGGCGCAAACAAGAAGCCCTGAAGCGTGATCATCGCAAGCTGGGCAAAGACCTAGGACTGTTTATTTTATCCGACCCCGTAGGACCCGGTTTGCCCTTGTGGACACCCAAAGGGACAATCCTGCGGAGTACCTTAGAAGACTTCCTCAAACAGGAGCAAATTAAGCGCGGGTATCAGCCTGTAGTCACCCCGCATATTGGTCGCGTGGAGTTGTTTAAGACTTCGGGACATTGGCAGAAATATAAAGAAGACTTGTTCCCAATGATGGGTGAGTCAGAAGCCGAGGGCTTTGTCCTCAAAGCCATGAACTGCCCATTTCATGTCCAAATCTATAAGCATGAACTGCGTTCCTACCGAGATCTGCCCATGCGCCTCGCGGAGTTTGGCACTGTGTATCGGTATGAACAATCGGGAGAACTGGGGGGATTAACCCGAGTTCGCGGCTTTACCCAAGATGATGCCCATCTGTTTGTCACTCCCGAACAACTGGATGATGAGTTCTTGCGGGTGGTTGATTTAACTCTATCCGTGTTTAACACTCTAGGGTTGCAAGATTTTAAAGCCCGTTTAAGTTTCCGTGACCCCAGCCAAGACAAATATATTGGGTCAGATGAGGCGTGGAATAAGTCAGAAAACGCCATTCGTCGGGCAGTCGAAACCTTGGGAATGGGTCATTTTGAAGGGATTGGCGAAGCCGCGTTTTATGGTCCGAAGCTGGATTTCATGTTCCATGATGCCCTCGATCGCGAGTGGCAATTGGGGACAGTACAGGTGGACTATAACCTGCCAGAGCGATTTAACTTAGAGTATGTGGCAGAAGATGGGACACGCCAGCGCCCCGTGATGATTCACCGTGCGCCTTTTGGCTCATTGGAGAGGCTAATTGGGATTTTGATTGAGGAGTACGCCGGAGACTTCCCCTTCTGGTTAGCCCCCGTGCAAGCGCGACTGTTACCCGTGAGTGATGAACAGTTAACCTTTGCCAAGGAAGTGGCACAGAAGATGCGCCTGGTGGGAGTTCGCGTTGAAGTCGATACCAGTGGCGATCGCTTACCGAAGATGATTCGCAATGGCGAGAAGGCAAAAATCCCGGTGATGGCGGTTGTCGGGGCGAAGGAGGTTGAGTCGAATAGTCTCAGTGTCCGAATTCGCGAAGCTGGGAAGCAATCCCAGGATTTAGGCGCGATTCCTGTGGCGCAGGTATTGGAACGCATGGAGAGTGCGATCGCCAACCGCCATAATTTTTAGGTGTTGTTGTCACCCTCCTTTCTAAATGTAGAGACGTTGCATGCAACGTCTCTACAAGGTTTGGGTGTCTGGAAAAATACGGAGATCTCATCATGTTGTCATTGTTTAACCCCATTCATCGATAACGGTTTATAGAGACGACATAAGGCAACTTTTCGCTTTTCCAAAAGTTTAGCCACTCCATCTATAATAATGTTCACCAGATCAGCATCACAGCTCGCTAAAAATTCTTCCGACGTTATTTTTTGTTGAAAGAACTCTTGGCTGCATTGCCACATCTGGCAAATTCCCTCAAATCCAATGTATTGAACAACAAAGTTAGTCAAGGGAGACGTTTTGAAATCGAAGGAAATACTTTGAGCGCGTCCCCCTTCTAATAACTGCCACACTTC
The DNA window shown above is from Coleofasciculus chthonoplastes PCC 7420 and carries:
- the cofG gene encoding 7,8-didemethyl-8-hydroxy-5-deazariboflavin synthase subunit CofG; its protein translation is MTMGVSQIITYSPAYTLVPTYECFNRCSYCNFRADPGQSSWLTLTEADHLLKQLQSQGICEILILSGEVHPHSPRRKAWFQRIYDLCELALSRGFLPHTNGGPLQFEEMRSLKSVNVSMGLMLEQITPQLQQTVHRHAPSKIPQVRLQQLVWAGELQIPFTTGLLLGIGETSEDWWETLDAIAQLHTQYGHIQEVILQPHSPGHQQYWQAPAFDPQQLPQVIAKARQILPADITLQIPPNLVLDDQWLLACLAAGARDLGGIGPKDEVNPDYPHPQIQRLQNSIEPAGWHLVPRLPLYPQYNDWLSPRLQQAVLNIRFNDIQQGSDVLIDK
- a CDS encoding HAD-IA family hydrolase; amino-acid sequence: MTNDKGQMTNPKVILLDAVGTLFGVRGSVGQIYSAIARQFNVNVPPKLVNDAFFQAFAAADPLVFPDTDPKEIHECEFEWWRVIALRTFQKVGVLEQFADFTDFFDHLYTHFATAEPWFIYPDVIPALEAWQRVGIQLGVLSNFDSRLYLVLKALNLDEFFSSITISTEAGVAKPDPKIFTRALQKYECEPSQAWHVGDSLREDYQGAKAAGLRAIWLERSEDMAEI
- the thrS gene encoding threonine--tRNA ligase; translation: MAQSPMSNVEAPQKPEKIHLPRTSESESLKKIRHTASHVMAMAVQKLFPGTQVTIGPWIENGFYYDFAKPEPFTEQDLKAIKKEMVKILKRKLPLIREEVSREEAERRIKELGEPYKLEILQDLEDPITLYHLGEDWWDLCAGPHVETTADIHPKAIDLESVAGAYWRGDASKAQLQRIYGTAWETPEQLTEYKRRKQEALKRDHRKLGKDLGLFILSDPVGPGLPLWTPKGTILRSTLEDFLKQEQIKRGYQPVVTPHIGRVELFKTSGHWQKYKEDLFPMMGESEAEGFVLKAMNCPFHVQIYKHELRSYRDLPMRLAEFGTVYRYEQSGELGGLTRVRGFTQDDAHLFVTPEQLDDEFLRVVDLTLSVFNTLGLQDFKARLSFRDPSQDKYIGSDEAWNKSENAIRRAVETLGMGHFEGIGEAAFYGPKLDFMFHDALDREWQLGTVQVDYNLPERFNLEYVAEDGTRQRPVMIHRAPFGSLERLIGILIEEYAGDFPFWLAPVQARLLPVSDEQLTFAKEVAQKMRLVGVRVEVDTSGDRLPKMIRNGEKAKIPVMAVVGAKEVESNSLSVRIREAGKQSQDLGAIPVAQVLERMESAIANRHNF
- a CDS encoding DUF2973 domain-containing protein gives rise to the protein MLHLLYIIAFTVIAFLAIRNLIRSLLNLSIDAQRHYAPAGKASFAASSSSNTRVPHPELLDDTGNPTSEPLLVMKSMTVEDARTQLDALYDASPSNRIDKSEDI
- a CDS encoding NAD(P)/FAD-dependent oxidoreductase translates to MSDQTTRLCILGGGFGGLYTALRLSQLPWEKSQQPEIILVDQSDRFVFMPLLYELLTGELQTWEIAPPFEELLANTGVRFTQATVMGIDSEQQRVQLQDGVEFAYDRLVLSLGGVTPMESVPGVAEHAIPFRAIADAYRLEERLRILEESDAEKIRVAVVGGGYSGVELACKLAERLGERGRIRLIEQGEMILKTSPEFNRKASQNALNERKVWIDLDTSVDAISADTISLLYKGQVDTIPVDIVLWTVGTTVAPVVRSLPFKQNHRGQLMITPTLQVVDHPELYALGDLADCRDATGQQVPNTAQSAFQQADYAAWNIWASLTGRPLLPFRYQHLGEMMTLGTDNATLTGLGLKLDGVFAHLARRLAYLYRMPTLDHQLKVGLNWMAQPLLNLLKNEGM
- a CDS encoding DUF2605 domain-containing protein, whose amino-acid sequence is MPQSQPHEQDLLKSILQPLLDDFQYWFSRSHSLLESEEISFLSRQQQRDLLERVKTAQREVNAAVTLFQATDGQVGIEPATLVPWHRLVNECWQVGMRWRSLKSGESESEISGNVNIEPRE
- a CDS encoding TFIIB-type zinc ribbon-containing protein; the protein is MTSMKCPKCQGNLETVVYADVEVDRCADCHGIWFDSQEAQTLKTIEGSEAIDTGDPKIGSKFNAIEDIDCPKCKAKMTKMVDLKQSHIWYEKCPICYGIWFDAGEFKDYKQEDIQDIFKGIFTGERR
- a CDS encoding DUF4114 domain-containing protein codes for the protein MFNPNKLAISAVGASLFALGSVVTFSESASALNDRPVDPIGPSIDPGPAPVELQELLDAITVDGPGIDVIEDQKPYDLFTNQASGASESTFLFEIAGFSPGNVFGIYKADDPAFKIPLFIGDNDPADAASTFFLSNGDVAVSTIPFSSDKPFAPDEFPIADPSFELYEGFGNMFGFYLQNPNNEWFFTEDSLNPDGVAHALIYQGDDATTLMAPGRQPGTFSDNEFIIAFEDTAAGQPFYDNDFNDLVVIVESIEPKETPEPAALAGLGLLAGAMAISRRRNKAEKS